One part of the Anaerolineae bacterium genome encodes these proteins:
- a CDS encoding Gfo/Idh/MocA family oxidoreductase: MDKKKLRIAIVGCGNIAGPYAETLKPYPHIELVGAADIVPQRAWAFTSQYGGKAYASLEELLADETVDLVVNLTIHHAHPMVITQCLNAGKHVFSEKPLALTHTEARDLVNLAEAKGLWLGCAPITFMGEAQQTAWKVIREGRLGPVRVAYAEVNWGRIESWHPNPVPFYAVGPLFDVGVYPLTLLTAIFGPARRVTAFGKVIYPDRTTKEGIPFHVETPDFVVAVVELANGTVVRLTTNFYVGHHSKQKGIEFHGDLGSLYLSSWQDFAAAVEFAQFGDVYEPVPYVKEPYRGTEWGRGVVEMADAMAEGRPPRATGAQAAHVVEILCAIETSFQEGRPVPVTSSFTPPVPMEWAL, from the coding sequence ATGGACAAGAAGAAGCTGCGGATTGCGATCGTGGGCTGCGGCAACATCGCCGGCCCCTACGCAGAGACATTAAAGCCGTATCCCCACATCGAGCTAGTGGGCGCCGCCGATATCGTCCCACAGCGGGCTTGGGCATTCACGAGCCAATACGGTGGCAAGGCATATGCCTCGTTAGAGGAGCTGCTGGCCGATGAGACGGTAGACCTCGTCGTCAACCTGACCATCCATCACGCCCACCCAATGGTGATCACCCAATGCCTGAACGCCGGCAAGCATGTGTTCAGCGAGAAGCCGCTAGCATTGACCCACACCGAAGCACGTGACCTGGTCAACTTGGCCGAAGCGAAAGGGCTCTGGCTGGGCTGCGCGCCCATCACCTTCATGGGAGAAGCCCAGCAGACGGCCTGGAAGGTGATTCGTGAAGGGCGACTGGGCCCAGTACGTGTAGCCTACGCCGAGGTCAACTGGGGCCGCATTGAGTCATGGCATCCCAACCCAGTGCCATTTTACGCGGTAGGGCCGTTGTTTGACGTAGGCGTCTACCCCTTGACCCTGCTCACAGCCATCTTTGGCCCGGCGCGCCGGGTGACCGCCTTCGGCAAGGTGATATACCCCGACCGCACGACTAAGGAAGGAATCCCGTTTCATGTTGAGACGCCAGACTTCGTCGTCGCTGTCGTGGAGCTGGCGAATGGCACGGTGGTGCGTCTGACCACCAACTTCTACGTGGGGCATCACAGCAAGCAAAAGGGGATCGAGTTCCACGGCGATCTAGGGTCGCTGTACCTGAGCAGCTGGCAGGACTTCGCTGCGGCAGTGGAGTTCGCCCAGTTCGGCGATGTCTATGAGCCGGTCCCGTATGTGAAGGAGCCGTATCGAGGAACCGAGTGGGGGCGAGGGGTAGTGGAGATGGCAGATGCGATGGCCGAGGGGCGGCCTCCGCGGGCTACCGGCGCGCAGGCGGCCCATGTGGTCGAGATCCTGTGCGCCATTGAGACTTCCTTTCAAGAGGGCCGGCCAGTGCCTGTCACTTCGAGCTTCACCCCGCCGGTGCCGATGGAATGGGCGTTGTAG
- a CDS encoding extracellular solute-binding protein, with translation MKRTRRFLLPVLVVATLLLTGCPVAAPTPQIVKETVVVRETVVVTPTPVPPEAKKFDGVKLVAVTQTGPYIAGPLFDHRDEWTALTGGQVEVVEVPYENLYEKIMTSFASGVHAYDIIVVGATWLPDFTPYLIPLDDYIANPETNPEWDDILPAFREIIVKWEGKIYGLPLDGDTHTLFYRRHLFNDPENQAKFKEKYGYDLTVPKTMDQLRDVAEFFTGWDWSGDGQPDYGWAQPMARGTQSHWWFWDFVAPFCVLPPGPEGPDRYRGQLYFDPETMQPLINEPCMLRGLELYKEMAKFGPPGMESWGVSEIRSAFPSTGNIAMIFEWGGIPGLCNDPAFAHPDVLGDCGAAPRPGSLEVWDREKQQWIKLDKPNTAPLLNFGGWVGAITKTSPNPDAAYDFLKFLNSPEISFQDVVVGDTGFNVYRYTHVRDLSPWVKAGFAEQDAKEYLEAVRADLENPNVLIDLRIPGKPEYVDTVLDLHVSAAIVGEEEPAAALKAIYDEWEKITDRLGRDSQKAFYRKMMGMD, from the coding sequence ATGAAGCGCACACGCCGATTCCTGTTACCCGTTTTAGTAGTGGCAACCCTATTACTGACAGGTTGTCCTGTCGCCGCGCCTACACCACAGATAGTGAAGGAAACTGTGGTCGTCAGGGAGACGGTAGTGGTGACCCCGACTCCCGTCCCTCCGGAGGCCAAGAAGTTTGATGGGGTGAAGCTGGTCGCGGTCACGCAGACCGGTCCTTACATCGCGGGGCCTCTCTTCGATCACCGAGACGAATGGACGGCGCTCACCGGTGGGCAGGTGGAGGTAGTAGAGGTGCCCTATGAGAACCTCTACGAGAAGATCATGACCTCCTTTGCCAGCGGGGTCCACGCTTATGACATCATTGTGGTCGGCGCGACCTGGCTGCCCGATTTCACCCCTTATCTCATCCCACTGGATGACTACATTGCGAACCCGGAGACCAATCCTGAGTGGGATGACATCCTCCCCGCCTTTCGCGAGATCATCGTCAAGTGGGAGGGCAAGATCTATGGCCTGCCACTGGACGGCGATACACACACCCTCTTCTATCGCCGCCATCTCTTCAACGACCCAGAGAACCAGGCCAAGTTCAAGGAGAAGTATGGGTACGACCTGACCGTCCCCAAGACGATGGATCAGCTCCGGGATGTGGCGGAGTTCTTCACCGGTTGGGATTGGAGTGGCGATGGCCAACCGGATTATGGTTGGGCTCAACCAATGGCGCGTGGCACCCAGTCCCACTGGTGGTTCTGGGACTTTGTCGCCCCGTTCTGCGTGTTGCCGCCCGGCCCTGAGGGGCCCGACCGCTACCGCGGCCAGCTTTACTTTGACCCAGAGACGATGCAGCCTCTGATCAACGAGCCTTGCATGCTCAGAGGGCTCGAGCTGTACAAGGAGATGGCCAAGTTCGGGCCTCCGGGTATGGAATCGTGGGGGGTCAGCGAGATCCGTTCGGCGTTCCCGAGCACGGGCAACATCGCCATGATCTTTGAATGGGGTGGCATCCCTGGCCTATGCAACGATCCCGCTTTCGCGCACCCGGATGTGCTCGGCGACTGCGGTGCTGCCCCGCGGCCCGGCTCGCTAGAGGTGTGGGATCGCGAGAAACAACAGTGGATCAAGCTAGACAAGCCCAATACCGCGCCGTTGCTGAACTTCGGCGGCTGGGTGGGCGCGATCACCAAGACTTCCCCGAATCCCGACGCCGCGTATGACTTCCTCAAATTCCTCAACAGCCCAGAGATCAGCTTCCAGGACGTAGTGGTCGGCGACACGGGCTTCAACGTCTATCGCTATACCCATGTGCGTGACCTGTCTCCATGGGTGAAGGCTGGCTTTGCCGAACAGGATGCCAAGGAGTATCTGGAGGCGGTCCGCGCCGACCTGGAGAATCCCAACGTCCTGATTGATCTGCGCATCCCTGGTAAGCCGGAATACGTAGACACGGTGCTCGACCTCCATGTCAGCGCGGCGATCGTGGGTGAGGAGGAGCCGGCGGCCGCTCTTAAGGCCATCTATGACGAGTGGGAGAAGATCACCGACCGTCTCGGGCGGGATAGCCAGAAGGCGTTCTATCGCAAGATGATGGGGATGGACTAA
- a CDS encoding carbohydrate ABC transporter permease, with protein sequence MMISKQARQRLELGLVYLILILVTVVMISPIYWTFVTAFKEPRDAFTFPPKYLPFIQFKPSLFAWKDVGLIKDPTQRGTHDPTAILNALQNSVIIALGSTLVSIVLGSLAAYGLARFEFRRWKNRDIAFFILSQRMLPPIVLVIPYFVLYNWLGLLDTRPGMIIAHTVANLPFVVWIMRGFFRGIPQELEESARVDGCSYFQAFCKITLPLSLPGLAATSAFTIVFSWNELLFATTLTFNRAKTFPTLIAGLTHSGAALWWDISAMLLLALVPVFVFTILLQRYIVTGLTLGALK encoded by the coding sequence ATGATGATCTCCAAGCAGGCACGACAGCGGCTTGAACTTGGGTTGGTCTATTTGATCCTAATCTTGGTCACGGTGGTGATGATCTCGCCGATATACTGGACCTTTGTCACCGCCTTTAAGGAGCCGAGGGATGCCTTCACATTCCCACCGAAATACCTACCTTTCATCCAGTTCAAGCCGAGCCTCTTTGCCTGGAAAGATGTAGGGTTGATCAAAGATCCCACCCAACGCGGGACGCACGATCCGACTGCCATCCTGAACGCGCTGCAAAACAGCGTCATTATCGCGCTGGGGAGCACTTTGGTTTCGATAGTGTTGGGATCGCTGGCAGCTTATGGGCTGGCCCGTTTCGAGTTTCGGCGCTGGAAGAATCGGGACATCGCGTTTTTCATCCTCTCGCAGCGCATGTTGCCGCCAATCGTGCTCGTGATCCCGTATTTTGTGCTGTACAACTGGTTGGGGCTGCTGGACACCCGGCCTGGCATGATTATTGCTCATACGGTAGCAAATCTGCCCTTTGTGGTATGGATTATGCGCGGGTTCTTCCGCGGCATTCCTCAGGAGCTGGAGGAGAGCGCTCGAGTGGATGGGTGTTCATACTTCCAGGCATTTTGCAAGATCACATTGCCGTTATCCCTGCCTGGCCTAGCAGCTACCAGCGCCTTCACCATTGTCTTCTCCTGGAACGAGCTGTTGTTCGCTACTACGCTCACTTTTAATCGAGCGAAGACCTTTCCTACCCTAATCGCTGGCCTTACACACAGTGGTGCAGCTCTGTGGTGGGACATCTCAGCTATGCTGTTATTGGCGTTAGTGCCTGTCTTCGTCTTCACCATCTTGCTTCAACGGTATATCGTCACGGGTCTCACATTGGGGGCCTTGAAGTGA
- a CDS encoding sugar ABC transporter permease, with protein sequence MKSSVVQMRAASTIVTDRLSRVFSERLVKYYFVVPAIFYLLLIGIVPLVFSFGLSFLHWDVAAHRPLRFAGLANYAELIRDERFWRTFFNTILFVIGAVTLEVIFGFALALLLNRDIKGQGLFRVLLLLPMMATPVAVGYTWRMLYHITNGPINHLLGVLGLPKGTWLSSGKTALMSVIITDVWQWTPFVFIVLLAGLQSLPREPFEAAVVDGASRLQTFFYLTLPMVSPILIIVILLRMVEAIKVFDIIFVMTGGGPGISTESATMYAKLVSLTQFRLGYGAAIAYMLLILSMMVFMVLTRVLPTEAETT encoded by the coding sequence GTGAAGTCCAGCGTCGTACAGATGCGAGCAGCCTCGACTATCGTGACAGATCGGTTGAGCCGGGTGTTCTCCGAACGACTGGTCAAATATTACTTCGTCGTCCCCGCGATCTTCTACCTGCTTCTGATCGGCATCGTTCCGCTGGTTTTCTCCTTTGGATTATCCTTCTTGCATTGGGATGTGGCTGCTCATCGCCCGTTAAGGTTCGCGGGTTTAGCCAACTATGCAGAGTTAATTCGTGACGAGCGCTTTTGGCGCACATTTTTTAATACGATCCTCTTCGTGATCGGGGCCGTGACGCTCGAAGTGATCTTTGGATTTGCATTGGCGCTGCTTCTTAACCGCGATATCAAAGGGCAAGGGCTTTTCCGTGTACTTCTTCTGTTGCCCATGATGGCCACGCCTGTAGCTGTTGGCTATACCTGGCGTATGCTGTATCACATCACCAATGGCCCGATCAATCACCTGTTGGGTGTGCTCGGGCTGCCCAAGGGGACGTGGCTTTCCAGTGGCAAGACGGCTTTGATGTCTGTGATCATTACCGATGTGTGGCAATGGACTCCTTTTGTCTTCATCGTCCTGTTGGCGGGGCTTCAATCGTTGCCCAGAGAGCCGTTTGAAGCCGCGGTGGTAGATGGCGCCTCCCGTCTTCAAACGTTCTTCTATCTGACTTTACCGATGGTGTCGCCGATCTTGATCATCGTCATCTTGCTGAGGATGGTAGAAGCCATCAAGGTTTTTGATATCATCTTCGTGATGACAGGAGGCGGCCCAGGCATCTCCACCGAAAGCGCAACCATGTACGCCAAGTTGGTGAGCTTAACCCAATTTCGATTAGGATATGGCGCTGCGATCGCATACATGCTATTGATCCTCTCGATGATGGTGTTTATGGTCCTGACGAGGGTTCTGCCCACCGAAGCTGAGACGACCTGA
- a CDS encoding IclR family transcriptional regulator encodes MSTSVVRAFSILDVLASKGKDGASLTEIAEHLRVSKSTAHRYLTTLERLGTVEHDERDRFHLGIKLVELAGVILRNNDLRHQSEAILNELAVQTQETIHLGVPSETEVVYIAKIDSSHSIQMRSSIGGRVPMHCTALGKAILAYAPSTLVERVIHQGLTRRTPRTITSPETLRAELERVRAQGFSVDLEENEAGVCCVGAPVFNHDGKVIGAISISGPAQRLVYERCIELGPLVREAARRVSRRMGYSANS; translated from the coding sequence ATGTCCACCAGCGTGGTCAGGGCGTTCTCGATCCTTGATGTACTCGCATCTAAGGGGAAAGACGGTGCTTCCCTAACGGAAATCGCCGAACACCTCCGGGTATCTAAAAGCACGGCCCATCGTTACTTGACTACTCTGGAACGATTGGGAACTGTCGAACATGATGAGCGAGATCGCTTCCACTTAGGGATCAAACTGGTCGAGCTGGCCGGAGTTATTCTACGCAATAACGACCTCAGGCATCAAAGCGAGGCGATCTTAAACGAATTGGCTGTTCAGACACAGGAGACCATCCATTTAGGAGTGCCCTCGGAAACAGAGGTCGTTTACATCGCCAAGATAGACAGCAGCCACTCCATCCAAATGCGCTCCTCTATTGGAGGGCGAGTTCCGATGCATTGCACGGCCTTAGGCAAAGCTATCCTGGCCTATGCGCCCTCTACGTTGGTGGAACGGGTTATCCATCAAGGTTTGACGAGACGCACCCCGCGCACGATCACTTCTCCAGAGACCTTGCGTGCCGAGTTAGAGCGGGTGCGAGCTCAAGGGTTTTCCGTTGATCTGGAAGAGAACGAGGCCGGGGTGTGCTGCGTAGGTGCCCCTGTCTTCAACCACGATGGCAAAGTGATTGGAGCGATCAGCATCTCTGGTCCGGCCCAGCGTCTGGTTTACGAGCGGTGTATCGAGTTGGGGCCTTTGGTTAGGGAGGCAGCTCGGCGCGTCTCTAGAAGGATGGGATATTCCGCTAACAGCTGA
- a CDS encoding FAD-dependent oxidoreductase — protein sequence MPERRADILIVGGGTGGCAAAIAAASLGYRVVMTEVTDWIGGQLTAQAVPPDEHPWIEQFGCTRRYRQFRNGVRQFYRDHYPLLPEARAHPELNPGAGYVSRICHEPRVALAVLEQMMAPHRAAGRLDVLLERKPVAADTQGDRVRSVTVRNLRTGEDEVISAPYILDATELGDLLPLAGVEYVTGAESQAETGEPHAVSGPAQPNNVQAITWCFPMAYDPHGDHTIERPAQYERWRDYVPRLRPAWPDKLLSWTHPDPITLQPRQRVLFPEESDDLRDALWLYRRIVTRQHYPEGAMPHEVTLVNWPQNDYWEGNIIDQPEDEVARCLEEARQLSLSLLYWLQTEAPRPDGGQGYPGLYLRPDLVGTGDGLAKFPYIRESRRIRAVFTVTENHVGTEARGGREAETFRDSVGVGCYRIDLHPSTGGDNYIDISSLPFQIPLGALIPIRVDNLLPACKNLGVTHITNGCYRLHPVEWNIGEAAGLLAAFALSRGVPPRAVREKHELLADFQRLLELQGIELIWPRIHPV from the coding sequence ATGCCTGAACGACGCGCCGATATCCTGATCGTAGGTGGTGGCACTGGTGGCTGTGCCGCCGCAATAGCTGCTGCATCGCTGGGATACCGCGTAGTGATGACAGAGGTCACCGACTGGATCGGCGGCCAGCTCACGGCACAAGCCGTACCACCTGACGAACATCCTTGGATCGAGCAATTCGGCTGCACGCGTCGCTATCGGCAATTCCGCAACGGCGTGCGTCAATTCTACCGGGATCACTATCCCCTGCTGCCGGAAGCTCGCGCTCACCCTGAACTAAATCCTGGCGCAGGCTATGTCTCCCGTATCTGCCACGAGCCGCGGGTGGCCCTGGCCGTTCTGGAACAAATGATGGCTCCTCATCGTGCAGCGGGACGGCTAGATGTGCTGCTAGAGCGAAAGCCAGTGGCGGCTGATACCCAGGGCGATCGCGTGCGCTCGGTGACAGTACGCAACCTGCGCACCGGCGAGGATGAGGTGATCTCGGCCCCTTATATTCTGGATGCTACAGAGTTAGGCGATCTGCTGCCTTTGGCGGGAGTGGAGTACGTGACCGGTGCCGAGTCCCAAGCGGAAACGGGAGAGCCTCATGCGGTCAGTGGTCCCGCGCAGCCGAACAACGTGCAAGCCATCACCTGGTGTTTCCCCATGGCTTACGATCCCCATGGCGACCACACTATCGAGAGGCCAGCGCAATACGAGCGATGGCGCGACTATGTGCCTCGTTTGCGCCCAGCCTGGCCTGATAAGCTCCTAAGCTGGACGCATCCAGACCCCATCACGCTCCAGCCTCGCCAGCGAGTATTGTTCCCCGAAGAGTCGGACGACCTGCGAGACGCCCTTTGGCTGTATCGGCGAATCGTAACCCGCCAGCATTATCCTGAAGGGGCTATGCCCCATGAGGTGACGCTGGTCAACTGGCCCCAGAACGACTACTGGGAAGGGAACATTATTGACCAGCCGGAGGATGAGGTAGCTCGCTGCCTAGAGGAGGCGAGGCAACTCTCGTTGAGCCTACTCTACTGGCTGCAGACTGAGGCGCCCCGTCCTGATGGCGGGCAGGGCTATCCCGGTTTGTACCTGCGCCCGGACCTAGTAGGCACTGGCGATGGACTGGCCAAATTCCCATATATCCGAGAGTCTCGCCGCATTCGGGCCGTCTTTACGGTCACCGAGAACCATGTGGGTACCGAGGCGCGCGGTGGAAGAGAAGCAGAGACCTTCAGGGACAGTGTCGGAGTGGGATGCTATCGCATTGATTTGCATCCCAGCACCGGCGGGGATAACTATATCGACATCTCGTCACTGCCTTTTCAAATCCCGTTAGGCGCCCTGATCCCGATCCGAGTGGACAATCTGCTCCCCGCTTGCAAGAACCTGGGAGTGACCCACATCACCAACGGCTGCTACCGGCTGCACCCGGTGGAGTGGAATATCGGCGAGGCGGCGGGGCTACTGGCTGCCTTCGCCTTGAGCCGAGGCGTCCCACCTCGCGCGGTGCGAGAGAAGCACGAGCTACTGGCCGATTTCCAGCGCCTGCTGGAATTGCAGGGGATTGAGCTCATTTGGCCACGTATCCATCCGGTATAA
- a CDS encoding aminotransferase class V-fold PLP-dependent enzyme has product MIDVQALRALFPITAKKAYLNHASVSPLPQPVYEAMQSYLHESWQLGESSSAQESLQLARARAAQLIGARPEEIALVRNTSHGIMLVADGLDWRPGDNVVCAETEFPATVYPWRSLEWRGVEVRIVPARDHRVPLDGLRAAIDARTRVVSISFVEFLTGYRNDLSAIAQMCQEAGARLCVDAIQGLGALMLDVEQSGIDFLSAGGFKWLMGPTGSGIFYCRADRLNELDHAVLGFGGTAHAPGEFFNFYLPWKREASRFEEGVPSVISIIGLAASLGLLLDLGIAQIEARVLEITGYLLDQLHRHDVEIITPHACIRERSGIVSFIPRGQDPAALAQRMAEAGIVISHRGPAIRVSPHCYNTIEEIDRMLEFVP; this is encoded by the coding sequence ATGATAGATGTCCAAGCGTTGCGAGCGCTGTTCCCGATAACAGCAAAGAAGGCATATCTGAACCATGCCTCGGTGTCACCGCTGCCGCAGCCGGTGTATGAGGCGATGCAGTCTTACCTTCACGAAAGCTGGCAACTGGGCGAAAGTTCCTCCGCCCAAGAATCCCTGCAATTAGCTCGTGCTCGCGCGGCTCAGTTGATCGGCGCTCGCCCAGAGGAGATCGCCCTGGTCCGTAACACCTCGCATGGCATCATGCTGGTGGCCGATGGGCTGGACTGGCGCCCAGGCGACAACGTGGTGTGCGCCGAGACGGAGTTCCCGGCCACGGTCTATCCCTGGCGCAGCCTGGAGTGGCGTGGCGTCGAGGTACGTATCGTCCCAGCAAGGGATCACCGAGTTCCATTGGATGGGCTGCGGGCGGCTATAGACGCTCGCACGCGCGTCGTCTCTATCAGCTTCGTGGAGTTCCTCACCGGCTATCGCAACGACCTGTCCGCTATCGCCCAGATGTGTCAAGAGGCAGGCGCGCGCCTGTGCGTGGACGCCATCCAGGGGCTAGGCGCCCTCATGCTGGACGTGGAGCAGTCGGGCATAGACTTCCTCTCAGCCGGCGGGTTCAAGTGGCTGATGGGGCCCACCGGATCGGGCATCTTCTATTGCCGGGCTGATCGTCTGAACGAGCTGGATCACGCAGTGCTGGGCTTCGGCGGCACTGCGCACGCGCCCGGCGAGTTCTTCAACTTCTATCTGCCCTGGAAACGGGAAGCCTCTCGCTTTGAGGAGGGCGTCCCATCGGTGATCAGCATCATCGGTCTCGCTGCCAGCCTCGGACTGCTCCTGGATCTGGGCATTGCTCAGATCGAGGCCCGCGTTTTGGAGATCACCGGTTACCTTCTAGACCAACTGCACCGACATGATGTTGAGATCATTACCCCACACGCCTGCATCCGGGAGCGGTCAGGCATCGTCTCGTTTATCCCTCGAGGCCAAGACCCGGCCGCGCTGGCCCAGCGCATGGCCGAGGCCGGCATCGTTATCTCCCATCGTGGCCCTGCGATTCGTGTTTCGCCCCACTGTTATAACACGATCGAAGAGATAGACCGCATGCTTGAGTTCGTGCCGTGA
- the tgt gene encoding tRNA guanosine(34) transglycosylase Tgt, with translation MSAERPGPHPLFSFTVEATDGAARVGLLCTPHGPIHTPCFAPVGTQATVKTVTPHELEALGAELILANTYHLYLRPGAERIARLGGLHRFMSWDHPILTDSGGFQIFSLAHLRKVDDDGVTFRSHIDGSEHRFTPERAIEVQELLGADIIMCLDECPDPKDRAYNEEALRRTHAWAERCKAAQRRADQALFGIVQGGIFPDLRAESIRFLQSLDFPGYGIGGLSVGETKAEMYATLDALMPLMPADRPRYLMGVGTPEDILEAVARGVDLFDCVLPTRVARNGGLLTRKGRLNLRNARFAEDPAPIESGCSCYTCCHFSRAYLRHLFKAGEVLALRLATIHNLHFMLRLMEEVRAHIQTGTLRQFQADFLANYALPDQEIRHEQLIRRRAARAGD, from the coding sequence GTGAGCGCTGAGCGCCCTGGTCCTCATCCACTATTTTCCTTCACTGTAGAAGCGACGGACGGAGCGGCCCGCGTGGGCCTCTTGTGCACGCCTCATGGGCCGATCCACACCCCCTGCTTTGCGCCGGTGGGAACCCAGGCCACAGTGAAAACGGTGACCCCGCACGAGTTGGAGGCATTGGGGGCTGAACTGATCCTGGCCAATACGTATCACCTCTATCTGCGCCCCGGCGCCGAGCGGATCGCTCGGTTGGGTGGGCTGCATCGGTTCATGAGTTGGGATCATCCTATCCTCACCGATTCCGGCGGGTTCCAGATCTTCAGCCTTGCCCATCTGCGCAAGGTGGACGATGACGGCGTGACGTTCCGCTCGCACATTGACGGTTCGGAGCACCGCTTCACGCCGGAGCGGGCGATCGAGGTGCAAGAGTTGTTAGGGGCTGACATCATCATGTGCCTGGACGAATGTCCCGATCCCAAGGATCGAGCATATAACGAGGAGGCGCTGCGCCGCACGCACGCTTGGGCCGAGCGCTGCAAAGCCGCCCAAAGGCGTGCCGATCAGGCGTTATTCGGCATCGTGCAGGGGGGCATCTTCCCCGATCTACGAGCGGAGAGCATTCGTTTCCTACAGTCGCTCGATTTTCCCGGCTATGGCATCGGCGGGCTGTCGGTAGGGGAAACCAAAGCGGAGATGTATGCCACGCTAGACGCGTTGATGCCACTCATGCCTGCGGATCGGCCACGTTATCTGATGGGGGTGGGCACCCCCGAGGACATTCTGGAGGCAGTAGCACGTGGCGTAGACTTGTTTGACTGCGTGTTGCCGACGCGTGTAGCGCGCAACGGGGGGTTGCTGACTCGGAAAGGCCGGCTCAACCTGCGCAACGCCCGCTTCGCCGAGGATCCGGCCCCGATCGAGTCCGGCTGTAGCTGCTATACCTGCTGTCACTTCAGCCGCGCCTACTTACGCCATCTGTTCAAGGCAGGCGAGGTGCTGGCGCTACGCCTGGCGACCATCCACAACCTGCACTTTATGCTGCGCCTGATGGAAGAGGTGCGCGCCCATATCCAGACTGGCACACTCCGGCAATTTCAGGCCGACTTTCTGGCTAACTACGCGCTGCCCGATCAAGAGATTCGGCATGAGCAGCTCATCCGCCGTCGAGCGGCGCGTGCGGGAGATTAA
- a CDS encoding winged helix-turn-helix domain-containing protein, whose protein sequence is MSREAGRHSRWQEADEVLGYISRPESCSIIGISNIGKSSFMRLLCEPAVLQAHLGDASEQLALVYVDCNRMLEMSDQGFYELVLRCTLDQLGDLLRALGLDRTVRLAYEALVSPPSPFHVPLSFNQAITTLVDRLGRKLILLFDEFDAPLEQIEGRLFLNLRALHDQYVDRLAYVTATDRRLSEIRSDDDVSEFNELFAHHRYYLGPLSEADARHFIIAFTQREPVTFDEADIRFILEWAGGHPGLLEAVCWELGSVTGQPIRDAFQDRIIHRQVADRLGSSLNVRSECTKIWRRLTDEEQTALLALFTPDQRPDPAALSSLHQRHILLSNGDDPHLFCRAFAEFVQRQRLIRRPELRGVVIDVDSGEVYVDGKPVPTLTNLEYRLLLLLYGRMGKICDKYEVVQSVWGEAYIDEVDDARIEKLVSRVRQKIEPDPANPRYLITVRGRGYKLVSG, encoded by the coding sequence ATGTCGAGGGAAGCTGGCCGGCACTCCCGCTGGCAGGAGGCCGATGAGGTGCTAGGTTACATCAGTCGTCCGGAGTCCTGTTCCATCATCGGTATCAGCAACATCGGCAAATCGTCTTTCATGCGTCTGCTGTGCGAGCCTGCTGTCTTACAAGCCCACCTGGGCGATGCCTCTGAGCAACTGGCGTTGGTGTATGTAGACTGCAATCGCATGCTGGAGATGAGCGACCAGGGCTTCTATGAACTAGTCCTGCGCTGCACGCTCGATCAACTTGGCGACCTTTTGCGGGCGCTTGGTCTGGACCGTACAGTGCGCCTGGCTTATGAGGCGTTAGTGAGCCCGCCTAGCCCGTTTCATGTGCCGCTCAGCTTCAACCAGGCCATCACCACCCTCGTCGATCGGCTCGGCCGTAAACTGATCTTGCTGTTCGATGAGTTCGATGCCCCATTAGAGCAGATCGAGGGACGTCTGTTTCTCAATCTGCGCGCTCTACATGATCAGTATGTGGATCGCCTGGCCTATGTCACTGCGACGGATCGCCGTCTAAGCGAGATTCGCAGCGATGACGACGTGTCCGAATTCAACGAGCTATTCGCCCACCACCGGTACTATCTAGGTCCCCTCAGTGAGGCCGATGCCCGACATTTCATCATCGCGTTCACTCAGCGAGAGCCGGTCACCTTTGACGAAGCGGACATCCGGTTTATTCTCGAATGGGCAGGAGGACATCCCGGCCTGTTGGAGGCGGTATGTTGGGAGTTAGGCTCTGTCACCGGCCAGCCTATACGTGATGCGTTTCAGGACCGCATCATCCACCGCCAGGTGGCGGATCGTCTGGGCTCCAGCCTGAACGTGCGCTCTGAATGTACCAAGATCTGGCGTCGCCTGACAGATGAAGAGCAGACAGCTTTGCTAGCGCTGTTTACACCCGATCAGCGTCCCGATCCGGCCGCCCTCTCGTCCCTTCATCAAAGGCATATCCTGCTCTCTAACGGCGATGACCCCCATCTGTTTTGCCGCGCTTTTGCCGAGTTCGTCCAGCGGCAGCGGCTAATCCGACGACCTGAGCTGCGCGGAGTCGTGATTGACGTGGACTCGGGTGAGGTCTACGTGGATGGCAAGCCGGTGCCAACGCTTACCAACCTCGAATACCGGCTGTTGCTGTTGCTCTATGGGCGTATGGGCAAGATCTGTGACAAGTATGAGGTGGTGCAGTCGGTATGGGGCGAGGCGTACATTGACGAAGTGGACGATGCTCGCATTGAGAAGCTGGTCAGCCGTGTGCGCCAGAAGATCGAGCCAGATCCGGCTAATCCCCGTTATCTGATCACCGTGCGCGGCCGTGGCTACAAACTGGTGAGCGGATGA